In the Sarcophilus harrisii chromosome 1, mSarHar1.11, whole genome shotgun sequence genome, one interval contains:
- the C1H5orf51 gene encoding UPF0600 protein C5orf51 homolog has product MAAVGKGCRVARLVGHRGHWALARLLPLRDAAGGDDIFLIQASTSLEKLKVLCEEDEENVNPSILIKLYTQAILDMTYYEENKLVDEDFPEDTSLPKVKELITILSEPEVVVKETDLYAKHSDMLGTELLECLYWRRGALLYMYCHTVTEREEWQSTNIGVLRKCLTDGINYLLQMFKFRCPLQLNEDVSFQDMDTAKLLSEGVFSDTHLLAMMYSGEMCYWGLKYCVNEDSENCDIDINGPGTSSTSLEESLDFREIGEKILRKYISICEGPLKGQSWNTTNAKQILDFFQHCHH; this is encoded by the exons ATGGCTGCCGTCGGGAAGGGCTGTCGCGTGGCCCGCCTGGTGGGGCACCGAGGGCACTGGGCCCTGGCTCGCCTCCTGCCGCTCCGCGACGCGGCCGGCGGAGACG atatatttttaattcagGCTTCTACTTctcttgaaaaattaaaagtcctttgtgaagaagatgaagaaaatgtgaatccATCAATTCTTATAAAGCTTTACACACAG GCTATATTGGACATGACATACTATGAAGAGAATAAGCTGGTAGATGAAGATTTTCCAGAAGACACTTCTTTACCAAAAGTAAAGGAGTTAATCACTATTCTTTCAGAACCAGAAGTTGTAGTTAAAGAAACTGATCTGTATGCAAAA CACTCTGATATGCTTGGTACAGAACTACTAGAATGCCTTTATTGGAGAAGAGGagctttactctatatgtattgcCATACTGTCACAGAAAGAGAAGAGTGGCAATCAACAAATATAGGTGTGCttagaaag tGCCTCACTGATGGAATCAATTACTTGCTACAGATGTTTAAGTTTCGATGCCCTCTTCAACTGAATGAAGATGTATCTTTTCAAGACATGGATACAGCAAAGTTACTTAGTGAAG gTGTGTTCAGTGACACGCATTTGCTGGCCATGATGTACAGTGGAGAAATGTGTTATTGGGGACTGAAGTACTGTGTAAATGAAGATTCAGAAAATTGTGACATAGACATTAATGGACCTGGGACAAGCAGCACTTCACTTGAAGAATCCTTGGATTTTcgagaaataggagaaaaaattttaagaaaatatatatctatttgtgAAGGACCCTTGAAAGGACAGTCGTGGAATACAACAAATGCAAAACAAATACTAGATTTCTTCCAACATTGCCATCACTAA